A stretch of Crassostrea angulata isolate pt1a10 unplaced genomic scaffold, ASM2561291v2 HiC_scaffold_41, whole genome shotgun sequence DNA encodes these proteins:
- the LOC128168694 gene encoding histone H2B-like — MFRQSLRLSYTHLGQTDQFNVYKDVRNLPVRFNPPRVIYKAAIRLAPLIVSVCQQSVNMPPKVGSKGAKKAATKAKAQRTGDKKKRRRRRESYAIYIYKVLKQVHPDTGVSSKAMSIMNSFVNDIFERIAAEASRLAHYNKRSTITSREIQTAVRLLLPGELAKHAVSEGTKAVTKYTSSK, encoded by the coding sequence ATGTTCCGCCAATCGCTACGCTTGTCTTATACGCACCTCGGGCAAACCGaccaatttaatgtttacaaggaCGTCCGCAATTTACCTGTTCGCTTCAATCCCCCTCGCGTGATATATAAAGCCGCGATTCGCTTAGCGCCACTCATAGTTTCAGTTTGCCAGCAATCTGTAAACATGCCACCCAAAGTCGGATCTAAAGGAGCTAAGAAAGCCGCCACCAAGGCCAAGGCCCAGAGAACTGGGGACAAGAAAAAGCGCAGGAGGAGGAGGGAATCCTACGCTATCTACATCTACAAAGTCCTGAAGCAGGTGCACCCTGACACTGGAGTTTCCAGCAAGGCCATGAGCATCATGAATTCTTTCGTCAATGACATCTTCGAGAGAATCGCCGCCGAGGCTTCCCGCCTGGCCCACTACAACAAACGCTCAACCATCACCAGCAGAGAAATCCAGACTGCAGTCCGTCTTCTCCTGCCCGGTGAATTGGCCAAGCACGCTGTCTCTGAAGGCACCAAGGCTGTCACCAAGTACACCAGCAGCAAGTAA
- the LOC128168693 gene encoding histone H1-delta-like: MADTATTTPAKKKVTKPKVPAAHPKYVDMIRAALESLKERGGSSRQAILKYIMANYKVGNDVNSINAHLKMALKNGVKKGALKQAKGTGASGSFKLGDKPKTEKKPKAKKVAKPKAAKPKKAAAAKPKKVAGEKKTAEKKKKSPKKAAGPKKVKTPKKKAATKSPKKAAAKPKKVKTPKKSAAKKAKTPKKAAAKK, from the coding sequence ATGGCAGATACAGCAACCACAACCCCAGCCAAGAAGAAGGTTACAAAGCCTAAGGTGCCAGCAGCGCACCCCAAGTACGTTGACATGATCAGGGCCGCCCTGGAATCTTTGAAAGAGCGTGGCGGATCTTCCAGACAAGCCATTCTAAAGTACATAATGGCCAACTACAAAGTCGGCAACGACGTCAACTCCATCAACGCCCACTTGAAAATGGCTCTGAAGAACGGAGTGAAGAAAGGTGCTCTGAAACAAGCCAAGGGCACAGGCGCCAGTGGCTCCTTCAAGCTTGGTGACAAGCCCAAGACTGAGAAGAAGCCAAAGGCCAAGAAAGTTGCCAAGCCTAAGGCAGCAAAACCCAAGAAGGCCGCAGCAGCAAAACCAAAGAAGGTAGCCGGAGAGAAAAAGACTgcagagaagaagaagaagtccCCCAAGAAAGCAGCCGGACCGAAGAAGGTTAAGACTCCAAAGAAGAAGGCAGCAACTAAATCCCCAAAGAAGGCAGCAGCCAAGCCAAAGAAGGTCAAGACACCTAAGAAGTCAGCTGCAAAGAAAGCCAAGACTCCCAAGAAGGCAGCAGCAAAGAAATAA
- the LOC128168705 gene encoding histone H3-like, producing MADTATTTPAKKKVTKPKVPAAHPKYVDMIRAALESLKERGGSSRQAILKYIMANYKVGNDVNSINAHLKMALKNGVKKGALKQAKGTGASGSFKLGDKPKTEKKPKAKKVAKPKAAKPKKAAAAKPKKVAGEKKTAEKKKKSPKKAAGPKKAARKSAPATGGVKKPHRYRPGTVALREIRRYQKSTELLIRKLPFQRLVREIAQDFKTDLRFQSSAVMALQEASEAYLVGLFEDTNLCAIHAKRVTIMPKDIQLARRIRGERA from the exons ATGGCAGATACAGCAACCACAACCCCAGCCAAGAAGAAGGTTACAAAGCCTAAGGTGCCAGCAGCGCACCCCAAGTACGTTGACATGATCAGGGCCGCCCTGGAATCTTTGAAAGAGCGTGGCGGATCTTCCAGACAAGCCATTCTAAAGTACATAATGGCCAACTACAAAGTCGGCAACGACGTCAACTCCATCAACGCCCACTTGAAAATGGCTCTGAAGAACGGAGTGAAGAAAGGTGCTCTGAAACAAGCCAAGGGCACAGGCGCCAGTGGCTCCTTCAAGCTTGGTGACAAGCCCAAGACTGAGAAGAAGCCAAAGGCCAAGAAAGTTGCCAAGCCTAAGGCAGCAAAACCCAAGAAGGCCGCAGCAGCAAAACCAAAGAAGGTAGCCGGAGAGAAAAAGACTgcagagaagaagaagaagtccCCCAAGAAAGCAGCCGGACCGAAGAAG GCCGCCCGTAAGAGCGCCCCAGCCACTGGTGGAGTCAAGAAACCCCACAGATACAGGCCCGGAACCGTCGCTCTCCGTGAGATCAGGAGATACCAGAAAAGCACAGAGTTGCTCATCAGGAAATTGCCCTTCCAGCGTCTGGTCCGTGAGATTGCTCAGGACTTCAAGACTGATCTGCGATTCCAGAGCTCCGCCGTCATGGCTCTCCAGGAAGCCAGCGAAGCTTACCTTGTTGGACTCTTTGAGGACACCAACTTGTGCGCTATCCACGCCAAGAGAGTCACCATCATGCCAAAAGACATCCAGCTTGCCAGACGTATCCGTGGCGAGAGAGCTTAA
- the LOC128168703 gene encoding histone H4, producing the protein MSGRGKGGKGLGKGGAKRHRKVLRDNIQGITKPAIRRLARRGGVKRISGLIYEETRGVLKVFLENVIRDAVTYTEHAKRKTVTAMDVVYALKRQGRTLYGFGG; encoded by the coding sequence ATGTCTGGACGTGGTAAAGGAGGAAAAGGACTTGGAAAGGGGGGCGCCAAGCGTCACAGGAAAGTCTTGAGAGATAACATCCAGGGTATCACCAAGCCCGCCATCCGTCGTCTTGCACGCAGAGGTGGAGTCAAACGTATCTCCGGACTCATCTACGAGGAGACCCGTGGTGTCCTGAAGGTGTTCCTTGAGAACGTCATCCGTGACGCAGTCACATACACAGAGCACGCCAAGAGGAAGACCGTCACAGCCATGGACGTTGTCTACGCTCTGAAGAGACAGGGACGTACCCTCTACGGATTCGGTGGTTAG